CACTGATGACGATTTCTGCTTTGGTCACCTTCATGCCTGTTCTCCCGCCAATGCCTGTGCAAGCACTTCATCAAGATGCGAAACAAGCACGTAATGCAAATCCTTCCGGACACTTTCCGGGATATCTTCAAGGTCTTTTTCATTGTCTTTCGGGACAATGATCGTCTTCAGCCCAGCCCTATGCGCACTGAGGGATTTTTCCTTCAGGCCGCCGATAGGCAGCACGCGGCCGCGCAAGGTGATTTCGCCTGTCATGCCCACTTCCCTGCGAACGGGGCGGCCTGTCAGTGCAGATACAAGTGCTGTGGCCATTGTTATTCCTGCAGAGGGCCCGTCCTTCGGGGTGGCACCTTCCGGAACATGGATATGAATATCATTTTTTTCAACGAAATCCGGATCGATTCTCAGTTCCTCTGCTCTAGATCGGATGTAACTGAAGGCAGCCTGCGCCGATTCTTTCATAACATCGCCAAGTTTACCGGTCAGAATCAGCTTCCCTTTACCGGGATATACGGATACTTCAATGGCAAGGGTATCGCCTCCTGCCGAAGTATAGGCAAGCCCGGTAGCGGTGCCGACCTGGTCTTCGATTTCAGCTTCCCCATACCTGTAAACAGGTTTGCCGAGGAACTCCTCAATGTTTTTATCCGTGATGATAACACGTTTCCGCTCTTCTGAGACGATAATACGTGCAGACTTGCGGCAAAGGGTTGCCAGCTGGCGTTCTAAGTTGCGGACGCCGGCTTCACGTGTATATCGCCTGATGAGCTTCAGAATCGCTTCATCCCGGATTTGCAGATCATTTTTGGTCATGCCGTGCTCTTTAAGCTGTTTGGGCAGCAGATGATCTTTGGCAATATGAACCTTTTCCACTTCCGTATAGCCTGCAATATGGATCACTTCCATCCTGTCAAGGAGGGGGCCAGGTATTGTCTGCATGTTATTGGCTGTAGCGATGAACATGACTTTTGAAAGGTCATATGGCTCTTCGATATAGTGATCGCTGAAATTGTGGTTCTGTTCCGGATCAAGCACCTCGAGCATCGCCGATGAAGGATCGCCCCTGAAATCATTGGACATTTTATCAATTTCATCAAGCAGAAATACAGGGTTGATGAACCCCGCTTTCTTCATCCCCTGGATAATGCGTCCGGGCATAGCGCCGACATACGTTCTGCGATGGCCGCGGATTTCGGCCTCGTCACGGACGCCGCCGAGCGATGCCCGCACAAATTTTCGGTTCAGTGACCTGGCAATGGAACGGGCCAATGATGTCTTCCCGACCCCCGGAGGGCCGACAAGACAAAGGATCGGGCCTTTCATGGAATTGGTCAATTTTTGAACGGCAAG
This genomic interval from Bacillus marinisedimentorum contains the following:
- the lon gene encoding endopeptidase La translates to MEHNKIMNIPLLPLRGLLVYPSMVLHLDVGRDKSVNALEQAMVDDHLIFLAAQKDVGIDEPTEDDIYKVGTLSKVKQMLKLPNGTIRVLVEGLNRAKILEYTDDEEYFEVQIENFEEDDTKGVEEQALMRTLLEQFEQYIKLSKKLTAETLASVSDIEVPGRLADMIASHLSLKIKEKQQVLEIFEVKGRLNKLITIINNEKEVLNLEKKIGQRVKRSMEKTQKEYYLREQMKAIQKELGDKEGKTGEVAELRGKIEDAMMPENVTEIALKELERYEKIPASSAESSVIRNYIDWLVSLPWKEETEDNLDIHHAEKVLNEDHYGLEKVKERVLEYLAVQKLTNSMKGPILCLVGPPGVGKTSLARSIARSLNRKFVRASLGGVRDEAEIRGHRRTYVGAMPGRIIQGMKKAGFINPVFLLDEIDKMSNDFRGDPSSAMLEVLDPEQNHNFSDHYIEEPYDLSKVMFIATANNMQTIPGPLLDRMEVIHIAGYTEVEKVHIAKDHLLPKQLKEHGMTKNDLQIRDEAILKLIRRYTREAGVRNLERQLATLCRKSARIIVSEERKRVIITDKNIEEFLGKPVYRYGEAEIEDQVGTATGLAYTSAGGDTLAIEVSVYPGKGKLILTGKLGDVMKESAQAAFSYIRSRAEELRIDPDFVEKNDIHIHVPEGATPKDGPSAGITMATALVSALTGRPVRREVGMTGEITLRGRVLPIGGLKEKSLSAHRAGLKTIIVPKDNEKDLEDIPESVRKDLHYVLVSHLDEVLAQALAGEQA